A single region of the Elizabethkingia sp. JS20170427COW genome encodes:
- a CDS encoding exo-beta-N-acetylmuramidase NamZ domain-containing protein: protein MNFSFKIKNLLLTSLILLGFSSESLAQNSSFKTGADQYEEYLPLLKNKKVIVLTNQTGVLSDKNHTHLVDFLLSKKVNITKIFTPEHGFRGNADAGEKVKNDIDSKTQLPIISLYGNHKKPTKENIGDADIILFDLQDVGVRFYTYISTLTYAMEAVAENNKEIIVLDRPNPHDGYIDGPVLKKEWTSFVGMHPIPIIYGLTIGEYGKMVNGESWLANGIKAKYTLIKMENYHKKQRYGILERPSPNLPNDKSINLYPSLCFFEGANISLGRGTDFPFQVFGSPYTKDFSFQFTPRPSYGSKNPPLNGQLCYGEDLRNYPEDLRLLNLNWLLAAYHDYKSPKGKSDFFLKNLFFDKLAGSDELRTQITKGWTEDQIRKSWKKDLEKFEAIRQKYRVYPD, encoded by the coding sequence ATGAATTTTAGCTTCAAAATTAAAAATTTACTGCTTACCAGCCTAATTCTTTTAGGATTTAGTTCGGAAAGCCTTGCTCAAAATTCTTCTTTTAAAACTGGTGCCGACCAATATGAAGAATACCTTCCACTTTTAAAAAATAAAAAAGTAATTGTACTTACTAACCAAACGGGAGTACTTAGTGATAAAAACCACACCCATTTGGTAGATTTCCTATTGTCTAAAAAAGTAAATATTACCAAAATCTTCACCCCTGAACATGGTTTTAGAGGTAATGCTGACGCCGGTGAAAAGGTGAAGAACGATATTGATAGCAAAACCCAATTGCCTATTATTTCCCTCTACGGAAACCATAAAAAACCTACTAAAGAAAACATTGGAGATGCAGACATTATCTTATTTGATCTTCAAGATGTGGGAGTAAGATTTTACACTTATATTTCCACGCTTACCTATGCTATGGAAGCTGTCGCAGAAAATAATAAGGAAATTATCGTTTTAGACCGTCCTAATCCTCATGATGGATATATTGATGGCCCAGTACTTAAAAAAGAATGGACTTCCTTTGTAGGAATGCACCCTATTCCTATCATCTATGGGCTTACTATTGGTGAATATGGTAAAATGGTAAATGGTGAATCTTGGTTAGCCAATGGCATAAAGGCTAAATACACACTCATCAAAATGGAAAATTACCACAAAAAGCAACGCTATGGCATTTTGGAAAGACCTTCTCCTAACCTGCCTAATGATAAGTCTATCAACCTTTACCCTAGCCTTTGCTTTTTTGAAGGAGCTAATATTTCTCTTGGTAGAGGCACCGACTTTCCTTTTCAGGTTTTTGGATCTCCTTATACCAAAGATTTTTCTTTCCAATTTACGCCTCGCCCAAGCTATGGTTCCAAAAACCCACCGCTTAACGGGCAGCTTTGCTATGGTGAAGATTTAAGAAATTATCCTGAAGACCTAAGATTACTTAACCTCAATTGGTTGCTTGCTGCTTACCATGATTATAAAAGCCCTAAAGGAAAAAGTGACTTCTTCTTAAAAAACCTTTTCTTCGATAAACTAGCGGGAAGCGATGAGCTGAGAACCCAAATTACTAAAGGCTGGACCGAAGATCAGATTAGAAAATCTTGGAAAAAAGATTTAGAAAAATTTGAAGCAATTAGACAAAAGTACAGAGTGTACCCCGACTAA
- a CDS encoding FtsX-like permease family protein: MKFPLYYSRKIAFSKDNKNNLSRIIIFIGRLSVALGIIVSLITVSTGLGSKKTIKERIADFSGHISIKSTKSNHSYNSSPLSREGFQYQKLKNLPSVAGLQSYSNVSGILRNEKDFDGVVFKGVGKDFDAHRFEKFMVEGSVPQFNEEGYNNEIIISDRIAKDLTLKPNDSIVAIFSKDDQKALYRKFKVSGIYKTDIKLIDDIYIIGDINHARKILGQDKNDVGGIDVYLKNIDDIDADYPEIDHLIGYKNFAEKATDKFPQINDWIQIFDVNISLIISIMLIVVIINIIMVLLILIIERTNSIGILKTLGATNFQIRSLFINYTLLIMVPGLLVGNAIGLGLLALQKYFGIIKLDPENYFISTVPVDFNLMYILAISLGVLLVSALAMVIPSYLISKISPVKSIKYN, from the coding sequence TTGAAATTTCCATTATATTATTCTCGCAAGATAGCATTTTCCAAGGATAACAAGAACAACCTTTCCCGAATTATCATTTTTATAGGAAGGCTGTCGGTAGCTTTAGGAATTATCGTCTCTTTAATTACGGTGAGTACAGGCTTAGGGTCTAAAAAAACAATCAAAGAGCGTATTGCTGATTTTAGTGGCCATATTTCTATAAAATCTACTAAGTCCAATCATTCTTATAACTCTTCACCTTTGAGTAGAGAGGGATTTCAGTATCAAAAGTTAAAAAACTTGCCTTCGGTTGCTGGGCTTCAGTCATATTCTAATGTAAGTGGGATTTTAAGGAATGAAAAGGATTTTGATGGAGTAGTCTTCAAAGGAGTGGGAAAGGATTTTGATGCTCATCGCTTTGAAAAATTTATGGTAGAGGGAAGCGTCCCACAGTTTAATGAAGAGGGCTATAATAATGAGATTATCATTTCGGATAGGATAGCAAAAGATTTAACATTAAAGCCTAATGATTCCATAGTTGCTATTTTTTCTAAAGACGACCAAAAGGCTCTGTATCGGAAATTTAAAGTATCCGGAATCTATAAAACCGATATTAAATTGATTGATGATATTTACATCATTGGAGATATTAACCATGCCAGAAAAATTTTGGGACAGGATAAAAATGATGTTGGAGGGATTGATGTGTACCTGAAAAACATCGATGATATTGATGCAGATTACCCCGAAATAGACCACTTAATCGGTTATAAAAACTTTGCTGAAAAGGCGACCGATAAATTTCCTCAGATCAATGATTGGATACAAATTTTTGATGTGAATATAAGTTTGATTATTTCAATCATGCTTATCGTAGTAATCATCAATATTATCATGGTGTTATTGATTTTAATTATTGAAAGAACCAATTCTATAGGGATATTAAAAACACTGGGAGCTACCAATTTCCAAATACGATCCTTGTTTATCAATTATACTTTACTAATTATGGTCCCTGGGCTATTGGTGGGGAATGCTATAGGGCTAGGATTGTTGGCTCTTCAAAAATATTTTGGCATCATCAAACTAGATCCAGAAAATTATTTTATCAGCACTGTACCTGTAGATTTTAACTTGATGTATATTTTGGCAATATCGCTGGGGGTGCTTTTAGTTTCAGCGCTTGCAATGGTTATCCCATCTTATCTTATTAGTAAAATTTCACCGGTAAAATCCATTAAGTATAACTAA
- a CDS encoding PLP-dependent cysteine synthase family protein codes for MDYTENILFTIGKTPLVKLNKVLGEDFPALVVAKIESFNPGNSVKDRMALKMVEDAEKQGLLKPGGTIIEGTSGNTGMGLALVAIVKGYSCIFVTNDKQSKEKCDILRALGAKVIVCPTHVKATDPRSYYSVSKRLAKEIPNSWYVNQYDNLSNRQAHYESTAPEIWQQTGGKFTHFVVGAGTGGTITGCGKYFKEQNKDIQVIGVDTYGSILKEYHETGEIHLENAYSYLTEGIGEDIIPENYDMAYIDHFEKVTDKDGAIFARKLAKEEGIFAGYSAGSAIAALYQMKSKFTKEDIVVVLLHDHGSRYVGKIYNDDWMRQQGWL; via the coding sequence ATGGACTATACAGAGAACATTCTTTTCACCATAGGAAAAACCCCTTTAGTGAAACTGAATAAAGTATTGGGAGAAGATTTTCCAGCTTTGGTAGTAGCTAAAATAGAATCTTTTAATCCCGGAAATTCGGTGAAAGATCGTATGGCGCTCAAGATGGTAGAAGATGCGGAAAAACAAGGTCTTTTAAAACCTGGAGGAACCATTATTGAAGGGACTTCAGGAAATACAGGAATGGGATTGGCTTTAGTTGCTATCGTAAAAGGCTATTCTTGCATTTTTGTAACCAACGACAAGCAATCTAAAGAAAAATGCGATATTCTGAGGGCTTTAGGAGCAAAGGTTATCGTGTGTCCTACTCATGTAAAAGCTACCGATCCACGTTCCTATTATTCGGTTTCTAAACGGTTAGCAAAGGAAATTCCTAATTCTTGGTATGTTAATCAATATGATAATTTATCCAATCGCCAGGCGCATTACGAGAGTACCGCTCCTGAAATTTGGCAACAAACAGGAGGTAAATTCACTCATTTTGTGGTAGGAGCAGGGACAGGAGGCACCATAACGGGATGTGGAAAATATTTTAAAGAACAGAATAAGGATATCCAAGTTATAGGAGTAGATACTTATGGTTCTATTTTAAAAGAATACCATGAAACAGGGGAGATACATTTGGAAAACGCTTATAGCTACCTTACCGAAGGCATAGGAGAAGATATTATTCCGGAAAATTACGATATGGCTTATATCGACCATTTTGAAAAGGTAACCGATAAAGATGGAGCTATTTTTGCTCGTAAGTTGGCCAAAGAGGAAGGTATTTTTGCAGGGTATTCCGCAGGAAGTGCTATTGCAGCACTTTATCAGATGAAATCTAAATTTACCAAGGAAGATATTGTTGTGGTATTGCTTCATGACCATGGAAGTCGGTATGTAGGGAAAATTTATAATGATGATTGGATGAGGCAACAAGGTTGGTTATGA